In Comamonadaceae bacterium OS-1, a single window of DNA contains:
- a CDS encoding electron transfer flavoprotein-ubiquinone oxidoreductase — protein MTNEEILAQFGPREAMEYDVVVVGGGPGGLATAIRLKQLAATKGTDVSVVVLEKGSEPGAHILSGAIMDPIALDELFPDWKAMGAPLNQPVTDDAMIFLGETSAFRTPNFLLPGCFQNHGNYIISLGALTKWLAEQAEALGVEIFPGFAAAEVLYNADGSVKGVATGNMGIGKDGEPTADFQIGMELHGKYTVFAEGARGHLGKQLIAKYRLDDGKDPQTYGLGIKEVWEIDPKRHQPGFVMHTGGWPMDNSTYGGAFLYHMEGNKVTLGFVTGLDYANPYLSPFEEFQRWKTHPNVRWYLEGDAEHGVKPAKRLGYGARAITAGGLSSLPKTVFPGGALVGCDAGFLNVSRIKGSHAAIKTGMLAAEAAYAAVTGGRQHDELSAYPEAFEKSWLHTELHKARNFKAWFKKGLLTATVMNGIEQFALRGHIPWTLRRDKPDHAYLKPAAECQPIVYPKPDGKLTFDRLSSVFISNTNHAENQPAHLTLKDASVPVNINLHKYAGPEARYCPAGVYEFVKTDTGQDRLQINAQNCVHCKTCDIKDPTQNIVWVTPEGGGGPNYAGM, from the coding sequence ATGACAAACGAAGAGATCCTGGCCCAGTTTGGTCCCCGTGAAGCGATGGAATACGACGTGGTCGTGGTCGGTGGCGGCCCCGGCGGACTGGCCACCGCCATCCGCCTGAAACAACTGGCGGCAACCAAGGGCACAGACGTGTCGGTGGTGGTGCTGGAAAAAGGCTCCGAGCCCGGTGCCCACATCCTCAGCGGCGCGATCATGGACCCCATCGCCCTGGACGAGCTCTTCCCCGACTGGAAGGCCATGGGCGCGCCGCTGAACCAGCCGGTGACCGACGACGCGATGATCTTCCTGGGCGAAACCTCCGCCTTCCGCACGCCCAACTTCCTGCTGCCCGGCTGCTTTCAGAACCACGGCAACTACATCATCAGCCTGGGTGCGCTCACCAAGTGGCTGGCCGAGCAGGCCGAAGCCCTGGGCGTGGAAATCTTCCCCGGCTTTGCCGCCGCCGAGGTGCTGTACAACGCCGACGGATCGGTCAAGGGCGTGGCCACTGGCAACATGGGCATCGGCAAGGACGGTGAACCCACCGCCGACTTCCAGATCGGCATGGAGCTGCATGGCAAGTACACCGTGTTTGCCGAAGGCGCACGCGGCCACCTGGGCAAGCAGCTCATCGCCAAGTACAGATTAGACGACGGCAAAGACCCGCAAACCTACGGCCTGGGTATCAAGGAGGTGTGGGAGATCGACCCGAAGCGCCACCAGCCCGGCTTTGTGATGCACACCGGTGGCTGGCCCATGGACAACAGCACCTACGGCGGCGCTTTTCTGTACCACATGGAAGGCAACAAGGTCACGCTGGGCTTTGTGACCGGACTGGACTACGCCAACCCCTACCTCAGCCCCTTCGAAGAATTCCAGCGCTGGAAAACCCACCCCAACGTGCGCTGGTACCTGGAAGGCGATGCCGAGCACGGCGTGAAACCGGCCAAGCGCCTGGGCTACGGTGCCCGCGCCATCACCGCCGGTGGCCTGTCCAGCCTGCCCAAGACCGTATTCCCCGGCGGCGCACTGGTGGGCTGCGACGCGGGCTTTTTGAACGTGAGCCGCATCAAGGGCAGCCACGCCGCCATCAAGACCGGCATGCTGGCCGCGGAAGCCGCTTACGCCGCAGTCACGGGCGGCCGCCAGCACGACGAGCTCAGCGCCTACCCCGAGGCGTTTGAGAAAAGCTGGCTGCACACCGAGCTGCACAAGGCGCGCAACTTCAAGGCCTGGTTCAAAAAGGGCCTGCTCACCGCCACGGTCATGAACGGCATCGAGCAGTTCGCCCTGCGCGGCCACATCCCCTGGACACTGCGCCGCGACAAGCCCGACCACGCTTATCTGAAGCCCGCGGCAGAGTGCCAGCCCATCGTGTATCCCAAGCCCGACGGCAAGCTGACCTTCGACCGCCTCAGCAGCGTGTTCATCAGCAACACCAACCACGCCGAAAACCAGCCCGCGCATTTGACGTTGAAGGATGCCAGCGTGCCGGTCAACATCAACCTGCACAAGTACGCCGGCCCCGAGGCGCGCTACTGCCCCGCCGGTGTCTACGAGTTCGTCAAAACCGATACCGGCCAGGACCGCCTGCAAATCAACGCCCAAAACTGCGTGCACTGCAAGACCTGCGACATCAAAGATCCCACGCAAAACATTGTGTGGGTCACGCCCGAAGGCGGTGGCGGACCGAATTACGCGGGGATGTGA
- the gno_1 gene encoding gluconate 5-dehydrogenase — protein sequence MAYSMDLSGRVALVTGASGGLGAQFARTLAQAGAAVVLASRRVDKLKELRAEIIGEGGDATVVELDVSDNDSIQSAVAHTETEVGSIDILVNNSGVSTTQRLQDVTEDDFDFMFNTNVRGAFFVAQAVGKRMLARAQGSAPGSYTGGRIINIASMAGLKVLPQIGVYCMSKAAVIQMTKAMAVEWGKYGINVNAICPGYIDTEINHHHWGTEQGQKLVQMLPRKRIGKPEDLDALLVLLASGQSHFLNGAVIAADDGFGAA from the coding sequence ATGGCATACAGCATGGATCTTTCGGGCCGGGTGGCCCTGGTCACGGGTGCATCGGGCGGCCTGGGGGCCCAGTTTGCCCGCACGCTGGCGCAGGCCGGAGCGGCCGTGGTGCTGGCCAGCCGCCGCGTCGACAAGCTCAAGGAGCTGCGCGCCGAGATCATCGGCGAGGGCGGCGACGCCACCGTGGTGGAGCTGGACGTGAGCGATAACGACTCCATCCAGTCCGCCGTGGCCCACACCGAGACCGAGGTCGGCTCTATCGACATCCTGGTCAACAACTCGGGCGTGAGCACCACCCAGCGCCTGCAGGACGTGACCGAGGACGACTTCGATTTCATGTTCAACACCAATGTGCGCGGCGCGTTTTTTGTCGCCCAGGCGGTGGGCAAGCGCATGCTGGCGCGGGCGCAGGGCTCGGCCCCTGGCAGCTACACCGGCGGGCGCATCATCAACATCGCCAGCATGGCCGGGCTCAAGGTGCTGCCGCAGATCGGCGTGTACTGCATGAGCAAGGCGGCGGTGATCCAGATGACCAAGGCCATGGCGGTGGAGTGGGGAAAGTACGGCATCAACGTCAACGCCATCTGCCCCGGCTACATCGACACCGAGATCAACCACCACCACTGGGGCACCGAACAGGGCCAGAAACTGGTGCAGATGCTGCCGCGCAAACGCATAGGCAAGCCCGAAGACCTGGACGCGCTGCTGGTGCTGCTGGCCAGCGGGCAAAGCCATTTTTTGAACGGCGCGGTGATTGCCGCCGACGATGGCTTCGGGGCGGCCTAG
- the mnmC_1 gene encoding tRNA 5-methylaminomethyl-2-thiouridine biosynthesis bifunctional protein MnmC has product MGKPGGEPIDWLPDGTPFSPRFNDRYHSEGGGLAQAREVFFHGCGLPAAWADQPQWRILETGFGLGLNFLVTWAAWRADPQRPRLLHFVSIEAWPASAEDLLRSLPTDPELQPLATQLHAQWWGLTPGFHRLVFEGGQVVLTLCIGDAQAMLREMAFEADSVYLDGFSPQRNPDIWSLHTLKAVARRCRRGTWVATWTIARAVRDGLTQCGFTVQKTPGVPPKRDNLQGQFNPPWEPRKAEAIPISTPSHCIVIGAGLAGAAVAASLARRGWRVTVLDAASAPAAGASGLPGGLLAPLVSKDDNLASRLSRSGVRSTLQQAQALLEINQDWQPSGVQEWQADGYPLWHAHAGWIKPARLVQAWLAHPRITWQGGTQVDKLQATPEGWQVLDAQGQVLAQAPLVVIAAALASRAITGIDLPLQAIRGQVSMGLRGTETLPPYPANGHGSFLPDLPTPQGRTWVMGASYERDNAVASITADDHQANWERLQVLLPDAASALQSQFKDGTVQAWAGIRCAAPDRLPMVGPIAPGLWASTAMGSRGLSFAHLCAELLAAQLHGEPWPVEKKAAAALDVRRYLSNA; this is encoded by the coding sequence GTGGGCAAGCCTGGGGGGGAACCCATAGACTGGCTGCCCGACGGCACGCCGTTCAGCCCACGCTTTAACGACCGCTACCACAGCGAAGGTGGCGGGCTGGCGCAGGCCCGCGAGGTGTTTTTCCACGGCTGCGGCCTGCCCGCCGCCTGGGCCGACCAGCCGCAATGGCGCATTCTGGAGACCGGCTTTGGCCTGGGCCTGAACTTTCTGGTTACCTGGGCCGCCTGGCGGGCCGACCCGCAAAGGCCCCGGCTTTTGCATTTCGTCTCCATCGAAGCCTGGCCCGCCAGCGCCGAGGACCTGCTGCGCAGCCTGCCTACCGATCCCGAACTCCAGCCATTGGCCACCCAGCTCCACGCCCAGTGGTGGGGCCTGACGCCGGGCTTTCACCGCCTGGTGTTCGAGGGCGGCCAGGTGGTGTTGACCCTGTGCATAGGCGATGCCCAGGCCATGCTGCGCGAGATGGCTTTCGAGGCCGACAGTGTGTACCTGGACGGCTTCAGCCCACAGCGCAACCCCGACATCTGGAGCCTGCACACCCTGAAAGCCGTGGCCCGCCGCTGCCGACGCGGCACCTGGGTTGCCACCTGGACCATCGCCCGCGCTGTGCGCGACGGCCTGACCCAGTGCGGCTTTACGGTGCAAAAGACCCCAGGCGTACCGCCCAAGCGCGACAACCTGCAGGGCCAGTTCAACCCCCCTTGGGAGCCCCGCAAGGCGGAGGCCATCCCGATATCGACTCCCAGCCACTGCATCGTCATTGGCGCAGGCCTGGCCGGTGCCGCCGTGGCCGCCAGCCTGGCGCGGCGCGGCTGGCGGGTGACGGTGCTGGATGCCGCCTCGGCCCCCGCCGCCGGGGCCTCCGGCCTGCCCGGCGGGCTGCTGGCACCGCTGGTGTCCAAAGACGACAACCTGGCCTCGCGGCTGTCGCGCAGCGGCGTGCGGTCCACATTGCAGCAGGCGCAGGCGCTGTTGGAAATCAACCAGGACTGGCAGCCCTCGGGCGTGCAGGAATGGCAGGCCGATGGCTACCCCCTGTGGCATGCCCACGCAGGCTGGATCAAGCCCGCACGCCTGGTGCAGGCCTGGCTGGCCCACCCGCGTATCACCTGGCAAGGCGGCACGCAGGTGGACAAATTACAAGCCACACCCGAAGGCTGGCAGGTGCTGGATGCGCAAGGCCAGGTGCTGGCCCAGGCCCCGCTGGTGGTGATAGCCGCCGCGCTGGCCAGTCGCGCCATCACCGGTATCGATCTGCCCCTGCAAGCCATCCGTGGCCAGGTATCCATGGGACTGCGTGGCACCGAGACTTTGCCGCCCTACCCCGCCAACGGCCACGGCAGCTTCCTCCCTGACCTGCCCACGCCGCAGGGCCGTACCTGGGTGATGGGTGCCAGCTACGAACGCGACAACGCCGTTGCCAGCATCACCGCAGACGACCACCAGGCCAATTGGGAGCGCCTGCAGGTGCTGCTACCCGACGCAGCCAGCGCCCTGCAAAGCCAGTTCAAAGACGGCACGGTGCAGGCCTGGGCCGGCATCCGCTGCGCGGCCCCGGACCGTTTGCCCATGGTGGGCCCCATCGCCCCCGGCCTGTGGGCCAGCACAGCCATGGGTTCGCGCGGTTTGAGCTTTGCCCACCTGTGCGCCGAGCTGCTGGCAGCGCAACTGCATGGCGAGCCCTGGCCGGTAGAGAAGAAAGCCGCGGCGGCGCTGGATGTGCGGCGCTACCTCAGCAACGCCTAG
- a CDS encoding putative Fe(2+)-trafficking protein has protein sequence MARMVHCIKLDKEAEGLDFPPYPGDLGKRLWENVSKEAWAAWLKHQTMLVNENRLNLADLRARQYLARQMENHFFGSGADAAQGYVPPAA, from the coding sequence ATGGCACGCATGGTCCACTGCATCAAACTCGACAAAGAAGCCGAAGGCCTCGACTTTCCGCCCTACCCCGGCGACCTGGGCAAGCGCCTGTGGGAAAACGTCAGCAAGGAAGCCTGGGCCGCCTGGCTCAAGCACCAGACCATGCTGGTGAATGAAAACCGCCTGAACCTGGCCGACCTGCGCGCCCGCCAGTACCTGGCCCGCCAGATGGAAAACCATTTCTTCGGCAGCGGTGCCGATGCCGCCCAAGGCTACGTGCCCCCTGCTGCCTGA
- the sbp_2 gene encoding sulfate-binding protein, translated as MPTSLFRSKSSVRALFAGLLLAVSGMASAQQTTLLNGSYDVAREFYKDYNAAFVAHIKKTTGKDVKIDQSHAGSSAIARSVAEGLDADVVTMNTSTDIDFLAEKGVVAKDWNKKFPGNASPTTSTMLFLVRNGNPKGIKDWDDLVKPGIQVVVVNPKTGGNGRYAYLAAWGYAKKKGGTDAQAADFVSKLYKNVPVLAQGGRAATTTFLQRNIGDVLVTFESEVVSIDREFGAGKVDAIHPSISVVAENPVAVVERTVAKKGTQALAKEYLDYLYSDEAQEIAAKHALRPRNEAILKKYAAVFKPIQLFTVNELFGSLGEAQKVHFNDGGQFDKIYTPGAK; from the coding sequence ATGCCCACTTCTCTGTTTCGCTCGAAATCATCCGTTCGTGCCCTGTTCGCCGGTTTGTTGCTGGCCGTCAGCGGCATGGCATCGGCGCAGCAAACCACGCTGCTCAATGGCTCGTATGACGTGGCGCGGGAGTTCTACAAGGACTACAACGCCGCCTTCGTGGCCCACATCAAGAAGACCACCGGCAAGGACGTGAAAATCGACCAGTCGCACGCGGGCTCCAGCGCCATTGCGCGCTCGGTGGCCGAGGGGCTGGATGCCGATGTGGTGACCATGAACACCTCCACCGACATCGACTTCCTGGCCGAAAAGGGCGTGGTCGCCAAAGACTGGAACAAGAAGTTCCCGGGCAACGCCTCGCCCACCACCTCCACCATGCTGTTTCTGGTGCGCAACGGCAACCCCAAGGGCATCAAGGACTGGGACGACCTGGTCAAGCCCGGCATCCAGGTGGTGGTGGTGAACCCCAAAACCGGTGGCAATGGCCGCTACGCCTACCTGGCCGCCTGGGGCTACGCCAAGAAGAAGGGCGGCACCGACGCGCAGGCCGCCGACTTCGTATCCAAGCTGTACAAGAACGTGCCGGTGCTGGCCCAGGGTGGGCGCGCCGCCACCACCACCTTTTTGCAGCGCAATATCGGCGACGTGCTGGTGACCTTTGAGTCCGAAGTGGTGTCGATCGACCGTGAATTCGGTGCAGGCAAGGTCGATGCCATCCACCCCAGCATCAGCGTGGTGGCGGAGAACCCGGTGGCCGTGGTGGAGCGCACCGTGGCCAAGAAGGGCACGCAAGCCCTGGCCAAGGAGTACCTGGACTACCTGTATTCAGACGAAGCGCAGGAAATCGCCGCCAAGCACGCCCTGCGCCCGCGCAACGAGGCCATCCTGAAGAAGTACGCCGCCGTATTCAAGCCCATCCAGCTGTTCACCGTGAATGAGCTGTTTGGCAGCCTGGGCGAAGCGCAGAAGGTGCACTTCAACGACGGCGGCCAGTTCGACAAGATCTACACGCCAGGCGCTAAATGA
- the cysT gene encoding sulfate transport system permease protein CysT — protein MTAMVFNPLARAKTGKAKRVLPGFGLTLGYTLFYLCVIVLVPLSALVFNTFNLTWDQFVAAVTGPRVMASYRLTFGASLFAALVNLVFGLLVAWVLVRYSFPGKKIVDALVDLPFALPTAVAGISLTALLAGNGWVGQYLEPMGIKLAFTPAGIVIALIFIGLPFVVRTVQPVLEDAEKELEEAATSLGATRLQIFTRVILPHIAPALLTGFAMAFARAIGEYGSVIFIAGNMPLVSEITPLIIVGKLEQYDYAGATAVALVMLVISFVLLLLINALQAWQRRHAGAPA, from the coding sequence ATGACGGCAATGGTTTTCAACCCCCTGGCCCGCGCTAAGACCGGCAAGGCCAAGCGGGTGCTGCCCGGCTTCGGGCTGACGCTGGGCTATACCCTGTTTTACCTGTGCGTGATCGTGCTGGTGCCGTTGTCTGCCCTGGTGTTCAACACCTTTAACCTGACCTGGGACCAGTTTGTGGCCGCCGTGACCGGGCCGCGGGTGATGGCCTCGTACCGCCTGACCTTTGGTGCCTCGCTGTTTGCCGCGCTGGTGAACCTGGTGTTTGGCCTGCTGGTGGCCTGGGTGCTGGTGCGCTACAGCTTTCCCGGCAAAAAGATCGTGGACGCGCTGGTGGACCTGCCGTTTGCGCTGCCCACCGCCGTGGCGGGTATCTCGCTGACCGCGCTGCTGGCCGGTAACGGCTGGGTCGGCCAGTACCTGGAGCCCATGGGCATCAAGCTGGCGTTTACCCCGGCGGGCATCGTGATTGCGCTGATCTTCATTGGCCTGCCCTTTGTGGTGCGCACGGTGCAGCCAGTGCTGGAAGATGCCGAGAAAGAGCTGGAAGAAGCCGCCACCTCGCTGGGTGCGACCCGCCTGCAAATCTTCACCCGCGTGATCCTGCCGCACATCGCCCCTGCGCTGCTGACCGGCTTTGCCATGGCCTTTGCCCGGGCGATCGGTGAGTACGGATCGGTGATTTTCATCGCGGGCAACATGCCCCTGGTGTCGGAGATCACACCGCTGATCATCGTGGGCAAGCTGGAGCAGTACGACTACGCCGGTGCCACCGCCGTGGCCCTGGTCATGCTGGTGATTTCATTCGTTTTACTGCTGCTGATCAACGCCTTGCAGGCCTGGCAGCGCCGCCACGCAGGAGCCCCGGCATGA
- the cysW gene encoding sulfate transport system permease protein CysW, translating to MSAVSNKPVRRAKAGTTEAAWVRYTLLTIALVFLFLFLVLPLAAVFTEAFRKGAGAYFEALREPDAWDAIKLTLLATAIAVPLNLVFGVAAAWAIAKYEFWGKSFLTTLVDLPFSVSPVVAGLVYVLMFGAHGWFGPWLQAHDVKIIFAVPGIVLATVFVTFPFIARELIPLMQAQGNDEEQAAIVLGATGWQTFWYVTLPNIKWGLLYGVILTNARAMGEFGAVSVVSGHIRGQTNTLPLHVEILYNEYQSVAAFAVASLLAILALVTLVIKSVAEWRIERELKAIAEAPPEQPRVDVAPPKFNGPLAAAH from the coding sequence ATGAGCGCCGTATCGAACAAGCCCGTGCGCCGCGCCAAGGCGGGCACTACCGAAGCCGCCTGGGTGCGCTATACCCTGCTGACCATTGCCCTGGTATTTTTGTTTCTGTTTTTGGTGCTGCCACTGGCGGCGGTGTTTACCGAGGCCTTTCGCAAGGGCGCGGGCGCGTACTTTGAAGCGCTGCGCGAACCCGATGCCTGGGATGCCATCAAGCTCACGCTGCTGGCCACGGCCATCGCCGTGCCGTTGAACCTGGTGTTTGGCGTGGCGGCGGCCTGGGCGATTGCCAAGTACGAGTTCTGGGGCAAGTCGTTCTTGACCACCCTGGTGGACCTGCCGTTTTCGGTGTCGCCGGTGGTGGCCGGGCTGGTGTACGTGCTGATGTTCGGCGCGCACGGCTGGTTTGGGCCCTGGCTGCAGGCGCACGACGTGAAAATCATTTTTGCGGTGCCGGGCATTGTGCTAGCCACCGTGTTCGTGACCTTTCCGTTCATCGCCCGCGAGCTGATTCCGCTGATGCAGGCCCAGGGCAACGACGAAGAGCAGGCTGCGATTGTGCTGGGTGCCACCGGCTGGCAGACCTTTTGGTACGTCACCTTGCCCAACATCAAATGGGGCCTGCTGTACGGCGTGATTTTGACCAACGCCCGCGCCATGGGTGAGTTTGGTGCGGTGTCGGTGGTGTCGGGCCACATACGCGGCCAGACCAACACCTTGCCGCTGCACGTGGAGATTTTGTACAACGAATACCAGTCGGTGGCGGCGTTCGCCGTGGCCTCGCTGCTGGCCATCCTGGCACTCGTCACCCTGGTGATCAAGTCGGTGGCCGAGTGGCGCATTGAACGCGAGCTCAAAGCCATTGCCGAAGCCCCGCCCGAGCAGCCCCGTGTGGATGTTGCCCCTCCCAAATTTAACGGCCCACTGGCTGCGGCCCATTGA
- the btuD_5 gene encoding vitamin B12 import ATP-binding protein BtuD produces MSIEIRNIHKQFGSFTALGDVSLDISSGELVALLGPSGCGKTTLLRIIAGLETPDAGSIHFSGEDTTDVHVRERQVGFVFQHYALFRHMTVFENVAFGLRVKPRNQRPSEAVIKAKVHELLSLVQLDWLANRYPSQLSGGQRQRIALARALAVEPKVLLLDEPFGALDAKVRKELRRWLRRLHDELHVTSIFVTHDQEEALEVADRVVVMNKGKVEQIGSPQQVWDHPASPFVYGFLGDVNLFHGRAHEGEVQLEGIKIQAPEHDAAQDAKAFAYVRPHDIEVQRYTKGEGLDDAGKPRGMVVTLSRALVIGPIARLELTPVDANQAGDNTQDSLIEAQLPAQAFRDLGVNEGDTLVVTPRRAKVFIEEAAGV; encoded by the coding sequence ATGAGCATTGAAATCCGCAATATCCACAAGCAGTTCGGCAGCTTCACCGCCCTGGGCGATGTGAGCCTGGACATCTCCTCCGGCGAACTGGTCGCCTTGCTCGGCCCCTCGGGCTGCGGCAAAACCACGCTGTTGCGCATCATCGCCGGGCTGGAAACACCGGACGCGGGCAGCATCCACTTCTCGGGCGAAGACACCACCGACGTGCATGTGCGCGAGCGCCAGGTGGGCTTTGTGTTCCAGCATTACGCGCTGTTCCGCCACATGACGGTGTTTGAGAACGTAGCCTTCGGCCTGCGCGTCAAACCCCGCAACCAGCGCCCCAGCGAGGCGGTCATCAAGGCCAAGGTGCACGAACTGCTGAGTCTGGTGCAACTGGATTGGCTGGCCAACCGCTACCCCTCGCAGCTCTCCGGCGGCCAGCGCCAGCGTATTGCCCTGGCCCGTGCCCTGGCGGTGGAGCCCAAGGTGCTGCTGCTGGATGAGCCCTTTGGCGCATTGGATGCCAAGGTGCGCAAAGAGCTGCGCCGCTGGCTGCGCCGCCTGCACGACGAGCTGCATGTCACCAGCATTTTCGTGACCCACGACCAGGAAGAAGCCCTGGAAGTGGCCGACCGTGTGGTGGTGATGAACAAGGGCAAGGTCGAGCAGATCGGTTCGCCGCAGCAGGTGTGGGACCACCCGGCCAGCCCGTTTGTCTACGGCTTTTTGGGCGATGTAAACCTGTTCCATGGCCGCGCGCATGAAGGCGAAGTGCAGCTCGAAGGCATCAAGATCCAGGCCCCCGAGCACGACGCGGCCCAGGATGCCAAGGCCTTTGCCTATGTGCGGCCCCACGACATCGAGGTGCAGCGCTACACCAAGGGCGAAGGCCTGGACGATGCCGGCAAGCCGCGCGGCATGGTGGTGACGCTGAGCCGCGCCCTGGTGATCGGCCCCATCGCCCGTTTGGAACTAACGCCCGTGGATGCGAACCAAGCGGGTGACAATACCCAGGACAGCCTGATCGAAGCGCAACTGCCTGCGCAAGCGTTCCGGGATCTGGGTGTGAACGAGGGCGACACGCTGGTGGTGACACCGCGCCGCGCCAAAGTGTTTATTGAAGAGGCCGCTGGCGTGTGA
- the dsbB gene encoding disulfide bond formation protein B, with product MLLNWIDTAPRRVWLLVCLGCIGLLAFGLYLQHVVGLEPCPMCIVQRYALVLVAIIAGLIGASGRKGLQNAGVVLLLLVAGFGAFVAARQSFLQWYPPEVATCGRDLYGMIETFPLKRAIPMIFKGGGDCTVVDWTFLGGSIANWSFVCFALITALALVFLARTSHRR from the coding sequence ATGTTGTTGAACTGGATAGATACGGCCCCGCGCCGCGTGTGGTTGCTGGTGTGCCTGGGTTGCATAGGCCTGCTGGCTTTTGGTTTGTACCTGCAGCACGTGGTGGGGCTGGAGCCTTGCCCGATGTGCATCGTGCAGCGTTATGCTCTCGTTTTAGTAGCAATCATTGCAGGTTTGATTGGCGCTAGCGGCCGAAAAGGCTTGCAAAATGCGGGTGTAGTTCTGCTGCTGCTGGTGGCAGGGTTTGGGGCCTTTGTGGCGGCCCGACAGAGCTTCCTGCAGTGGTACCCGCCCGAAGTCGCCACCTGTGGCCGCGACCTGTACGGCATGATTGAAACCTTCCCGCTCAAGCGCGCCATCCCCATGATCTTCAAGGGCGGAGGGGACTGCACCGTGGTGGACTGGACCTTTCTGGGCGGCTCCATCGCCAACTGGTCGTTTGTCTGCTTTGCGCTGATCACGGCACTGGCCCTGGTGTTTCTGGCCCGCACATCCCACCGACGTTAA
- the betI gene encoding HTH-type transcriptional regulator BetI — MARPRSVDKHAAILDAAIQVVAERGLAATPTSAISKAAGVAEGTLFTYFKTKDALVNALYLQIKREMADAMVADFPHHAAIRQQLQYVWDCFVRWGVAHPAKKLVMDQLKTAAAITPETRQVAAAPFAGIEQLFRASVASGVLRDYPVAFIWACMASLAEATMDAMAREPEAADAYRQMGFEILWNGIAQGK, encoded by the coding sequence ATGGCCCGACCCCGTAGCGTAGACAAGCATGCCGCCATCCTGGATGCCGCCATCCAGGTGGTGGCCGAGCGCGGGCTGGCGGCCACACCCACCTCGGCCATTTCCAAGGCCGCCGGGGTGGCCGAGGGCACGCTGTTTACCTACTTCAAAACCAAGGACGCGCTGGTCAATGCGCTGTACCTGCAGATCAAGCGCGAGATGGCCGATGCCATGGTGGCCGACTTTCCGCACCATGCCGCCATCCGCCAGCAGCTGCAGTACGTGTGGGACTGCTTTGTGCGCTGGGGCGTGGCGCATCCTGCCAAAAAATTGGTGATGGACCAGTTGAAAACGGCGGCGGCCATCACCCCGGAAACCCGGCAGGTGGCGGCAGCACCGTTTGCAGGCATTGAGCAACTGTTCCGCGCCAGTGTGGCCAGCGGGGTGCTGCGCGACTACCCGGTGGCCTTTATCTGGGCCTGCATGGCCAGTCTGGCCGAAGCCACCATGGATGCCATGGCCCGCGAGCCCGAGGCCGCAGACGCATACCGGCAGATGGGTTTCGAGATTCTGTGGAACGGCATCGCCCAGGGTAAGTAG
- the yphB_1 gene encoding putative protein YphB, which produces MTPTLELRAGELVATLAPTVGGSIANFYSQRGNQRQHWLRPNDAPDPAKPWAMASFPLVPFANRIRDGRSSFGPRPLNLAANYPDSKHAIHGTAWQQPWQVVSLGADHATLALDSPAGIWPYAFRAVQQFTLDAQTGLTVELSVTNTDTVDLPVGLGHHPYLPHRAGTRLTTEVQAMWGGDAEVMPTTLQTPDFLATLRSGITLDTLDLDNNFTGWSHQARVDWPDTGTALLMTAQAPFDYFVLYCPKGADMFCIEPVSNCTDWMNLAQKGQSDVGGQLLAPGATLQTTMGLQPIWPQD; this is translated from the coding sequence ATGACCCCTACTCTTGAACTGCGTGCCGGTGAACTCGTCGCCACCCTGGCCCCCACCGTGGGCGGCTCCATCGCCAACTTCTACAGCCAGCGTGGCAACCAGCGGCAGCACTGGCTGCGCCCCAACGATGCCCCGGACCCGGCCAAGCCCTGGGCCATGGCCAGCTTCCCACTGGTGCCCTTTGCCAACCGCATCCGCGATGGCCGCAGCAGCTTTGGCCCGCGCCCCTTGAACCTGGCCGCCAACTACCCCGACTCCAAGCACGCCATCCACGGCACGGCCTGGCAGCAGCCCTGGCAGGTGGTCAGCCTGGGTGCCGACCACGCCACCCTGGCGCTGGACAGTCCTGCAGGCATCTGGCCCTACGCCTTTCGTGCGGTGCAGCAGTTCACCCTGGATGCGCAGACCGGCCTGACGGTGGAGCTGTCGGTCACCAACACCGACACGGTAGACCTGCCCGTAGGCCTGGGCCACCACCCCTACCTGCCGCACCGCGCCGGTACGCGCCTGACCACCGAGGTGCAGGCCATGTGGGGCGGCGATGCCGAAGTCATGCCCACCACGCTGCAAACGCCCGATTTCCTGGCGACCCTGCGCAGCGGCATCACCCTGGACACGCTGGACCTGGACAACAACTTCACCGGCTGGAGCCACCAGGCCCGCGTCGACTGGCCCGACACCGGCACCGCCCTGCTGATGACCGCGCAGGCCCCGTTCGACTACTTCGTGCTGTACTGCCCCAAAGGTGCCGACATGTTCTGCATCGAACCCGTGAGCAACTGCACCGACTGGATGAACCTGGCCCAAAAAGGCCAGAGCGACGTAGGCGGCCAACTGCTGGCCCCCGGTGCCACCCTGCAGACCACCATGGGCTTGCAACCGATCTGGCCCCAAGATTAA